In Alkalihalobacterium alkalinitrilicum, a genomic segment contains:
- the wecB gene encoding non-hydrolyzing UDP-N-acetylglucosamine 2-epimerase, producing the protein MKKKVMVVFGTRPEAIKMCPLVKELKTRDKLETVVCVTGQHREMLDQVLSAFHVVPDYDLSIMKAKQTLFDVTINILEKMKSILEEVKPDVVLVHGDTSTTFVTALACFYLQIPVGHVEAGLRTYNIYSPYPEEFNRQAVGVLAQYHFAPTEMSKENLVKEGKNIETIYVTGNTAIDALKTTVRDDYTNDHLEWVGDSKLIMITAHRRENLGEPMKNMFRAIKRIVDEREDIKAIYPIHMNPVVREAANEILGNCDRVKIIEPLEVLDFHNFLSRSYLILTDSGGIQEEAPSLGKPVLVMRDTTERPEGIAAGTLKLVGTDEEIIYNTFKLLLEDTVEYEKMSQASNPYGDGLASKRIADVLESS; encoded by the coding sequence ATGAAGAAAAAAGTAATGGTTGTTTTTGGAACTAGGCCTGAAGCGATAAAAATGTGTCCATTAGTTAAAGAACTTAAAACACGGGACAAGCTGGAAACGGTTGTTTGTGTTACAGGTCAACATCGAGAAATGTTAGATCAGGTATTAAGTGCTTTTCATGTGGTGCCTGATTACGACTTATCGATTATGAAGGCAAAACAGACATTATTTGATGTGACGATAAATATTTTAGAGAAAATGAAAAGTATTCTAGAAGAAGTGAAACCAGATGTAGTATTAGTCCATGGCGACACATCAACTACATTTGTAACAGCTTTAGCTTGTTTTTATTTACAAATTCCTGTAGGTCATGTTGAAGCTGGCTTAAGAACATACAATATTTATTCCCCGTATCCAGAAGAATTCAATCGTCAAGCAGTTGGTGTCTTAGCTCAATATCACTTTGCTCCTACGGAAATGTCAAAGGAGAACTTAGTGAAAGAAGGGAAGAACATAGAAACGATCTATGTTACAGGCAATACAGCGATTGATGCTCTGAAAACGACCGTTCGTGATGATTATACAAACGATCATTTAGAGTGGGTAGGAGATAGTAAACTAATTATGATTACGGCTCATCGTAGAGAAAACTTAGGTGAACCAATGAAAAATATGTTCCGAGCGATCAAGCGGATTGTTGATGAGCGTGAAGACATTAAGGCGATCTATCCAATACATATGAACCCTGTAGTTAGAGAAGCAGCTAATGAAATATTAGGCAATTGTGATCGTGTGAAAATTATAGAGCCTTTAGAAGTATTGGACTTTCATAACTTCCTTTCTAGATCGTATTTAATTCTAACCGATAGTGGCGGAATTCAGGAAGAAGCTCCTAGTCTAGGTAAACCAGTACTAGTGATGAGAGATACAACAGAGCGTCCTGAAGGCATTGCCGCTGGAACCTTGAAATTAGTTGGGACCGACGAAGAAATTATTTATAATACATTTAAGTTATTGCTCGAAGATACAGTAGAATATGAAAAAATGAGCCAAGCAAGTAATCCTTACGGTGATGGCTTAGCTAGTAAGCGAATAGCCGATGTTTTGGAGAGTAGTTAA
- a CDS encoding DUF2922 domain-containing protein, with protein MTKRLELVFENEQAKTVTLSLDNPVYPVDPTAVGAAMDAIIAENAFTSAGGNLVAKKSARVVDRTVEMIEF; from the coding sequence ATGACGAAACGACTAGAACTTGTATTTGAAAATGAGCAAGCGAAAACGGTGACACTTTCACTCGACAACCCGGTATATCCAGTTGATCCGACTGCGGTTGGTGCCGCTATGGATGCGATCATTGCAGAAAATGCGTTTACATCAGCTGGTGGAAACTTAGTAGCGAAAAAGAGTGCGCGTGTTGTTGACCGAACAGTGGAAATGATTGAATTTTAA
- a CDS encoding DUF4352 domain-containing protein: MKVMAKILLIFLLFISLNACGEAEVSPVEQEKEQEQEEQENAAEELQEELDEAEEEPEGEGETEENLSIGDSVNFNDIVITLNDVAYSQGSDWETPNEATFLLADFTVENTSDESYNISSMMNFAIYDEEHFKHSITIYTDAKGSMDGEIGPGRTMRGEVAFDVPESSYYEVVFEEPFTNGQAIWVVEP; the protein is encoded by the coding sequence ATGAAGGTAATGGCTAAAATATTACTTATATTTTTGTTATTTATTTCACTGAATGCATGTGGTGAAGCGGAAGTGAGTCCTGTAGAACAAGAAAAAGAACAGGAGCAAGAAGAACAAGAAAATGCTGCTGAAGAGCTTCAAGAAGAATTGGATGAAGCAGAAGAAGAGCCAGAGGGTGAAGGAGAAACGGAAGAGAATTTATCGATTGGAGATAGTGTTAATTTCAATGATATTGTTATTACTTTAAACGATGTTGCATATAGTCAAGGAAGCGATTGGGAGACACCTAATGAAGCAACTTTTCTACTAGCTGACTTTACCGTAGAAAATACATCTGATGAAAGTTATAATATTTCATCCATGATGAATTTCGCTATATATGATGAAGAGCATTTTAAACATTCTATAACTATCTATACAGATGCAAAAGGTAGCATGGACGGTGAGATTGGACCTGGAAGAACAATGCGTGGAGAAGTGGCGTTTGATGTACCAGAAAGTTCATATTATGAAGTGGTTTTTGAAGAGCCTTTTACGAATGGACAAGCCATTTGGGTAGTTGAACCGTAA
- a CDS encoding PilZ domain-containing protein, translated as MLLLIVLFIATLSILFVQNKKIEMNRVTPMNVDNNNLINDQRKTASYQVNLNLNRRKHFRVTLTEDCVSEFLYFENKKLEQLKHKKFTGKIQDISVSGLKFTCPYNLPVKQKIVFNITFSIKNIPFTLKAQFIRKEEYLQKDTFIYGVQFIDISKDEQKHLNLLLNKIELQRRQKMVL; from the coding sequence ATGCTGCTGTTAATAGTATTATTTATAGCTACTCTATCCATCTTATTTGTACAGAATAAAAAAATTGAAATGAACAGAGTAACCCCCATGAACGTCGACAACAACAACTTGATTAATGATCAAAGAAAAACAGCGTCATACCAGGTGAACCTAAACCTCAATCGTCGAAAACATTTTAGAGTTACCCTTACAGAAGATTGTGTAAGTGAATTTTTATATTTTGAAAATAAAAAACTTGAACAATTAAAACATAAAAAGTTTACTGGGAAAATACAAGATATCAGTGTTAGTGGACTGAAATTTACATGTCCATATAATTTACCCGTCAAACAAAAAATTGTTTTCAATATTACTTTCTCTATCAAAAACATTCCTTTTACATTAAAAGCACAATTCATACGTAAAGAGGAATATTTACAAAAAGACACATTCATCTACGGTGTTCAATTTATTGATATTAGTAAAGATGAACAGAAGCATCTGAATCTATTACTTAATAAAATTGAATTACAAAGAAGACAGAAAATGGTGCTTTAA
- a CDS encoding EAL domain-containing protein — protein sequence MLINNLIREENFYHHFQPIYDLNNWRILGFEVLLRSKLFPNPEATFIEARKEKKLYELDSGSIHKAISTYRSAGLTKSKGKLFLNIFPSTLLHPNFPTFLNKIIAEDVLLSQQIVLELSESEINNKMDELKQKIAVLKNFGFLIAIDDTGKGYSNAQSIVELDPDFLKLDRYFSKDLHLSKKKQSYIQLLNNYSVQNDCSVILEGIETPSELAVAKTLDIQYGQGFILGKPSLLEQII from the coding sequence GTGTTAATTAACAATTTAATACGTGAGGAGAATTTCTATCATCATTTTCAACCCATTTATGACTTGAACAATTGGCGCATACTGGGATTTGAAGTTTTATTAAGATCTAAGCTATTTCCTAATCCTGAAGCTACGTTTATTGAGGCTAGAAAAGAGAAAAAGCTTTATGAATTGGATTCGGGGTCCATTCATAAAGCGATTTCCACCTACCGTTCAGCAGGCTTAACGAAAAGTAAAGGAAAATTGTTTTTAAATATCTTTCCATCGACACTTTTACATCCAAATTTCCCAACTTTTCTTAATAAAATTATCGCTGAAGATGTCCTTCTTAGTCAACAAATTGTTTTAGAACTTTCAGAATCTGAGATTAATAACAAAATGGACGAACTGAAGCAAAAAATAGCTGTTTTAAAGAATTTTGGTTTTTTGATTGCTATCGATGATACAGGAAAGGGATATTCTAATGCCCAAAGCATCGTCGAGTTAGATCCAGATTTTCTGAAGTTAGATCGCTACTTTTCAAAAGATTTACACCTTTCAAAGAAAAAACAGTCCTATATTCAACTATTGAATAATTATTCTGTACAAAACGATTGTTCAGTGATTTTAGAAGGTATTGAAACTCCTTCCGAATTAGCTGTAGCTAAAACATTAGATATCCAGTATGGTCAAGGCTTCATATTAGGAAAGCCTTCATTACTAGAACAGATTATATGA
- a CDS encoding IS3 family transposase → MAKKVPTTSKKGGKRLKFEAIYLLRSKYPISKMCENLGVTRAGYYKYVKTKRKKKKESPKDKQLKEYIGISYHDHDKNYGYRKIHAELRDKYNIDVSEKVVRRLMRELGYKSQARKEKRKSISGKNTLGAGHIYENLLKRDFSTTKLSEKWVTDVTEFPIGNKKLYLSAVMDLHDNYIVGYQLSDVNDVQLVEDSLLYALEIRVIDEKLIIHSDRGMQYRSNRWKELMGTYTINPSMSRKANCIDNACIESFFSFIKAERKVLKTIKDLEEAKKIIHDYTHYYNHNRIQGVLDYRTPAQYVKAS, encoded by the coding sequence ATTGCTAAAAAAGTACCTACAACTTCAAAGAAGGGAGGCAAAAGGTTAAAGTTCGAAGCTATATATTTATTAAGGTCAAAATACCCCATCTCAAAAATGTGTGAAAATTTGGGGGTTACTAGAGCTGGCTACTATAAATATGTGAAAACTAAAAGAAAAAAGAAAAAGGAATCTCCCAAAGATAAACAGTTAAAGGAATATATTGGTATAAGTTATCATGACCATGATAAAAACTATGGGTATAGAAAAATACACGCAGAACTACGAGATAAGTATAATATCGATGTAAGTGAGAAAGTAGTAAGAAGATTAATGCGAGAGTTAGGCTATAAAAGCCAAGCACGCAAAGAAAAAAGGAAATCTATTAGTGGGAAAAACACATTAGGCGCTGGTCATATTTATGAAAATCTCTTAAAAAGAGACTTCTCAACTACCAAATTAAGCGAAAAATGGGTGACTGACGTGACTGAATTTCCAATAGGTAATAAGAAATTATATTTATCTGCCGTAATGGATCTTCACGACAATTATATAGTAGGATATCAATTATCTGATGTAAATGACGTTCAGCTTGTAGAAGATTCACTTTTATATGCACTGGAAATTAGAGTAATTGATGAAAAACTAATCATTCATTCTGACCGTGGAATGCAATACCGATCTAATAGATGGAAAGAATTAATGGGAACTTATACGATTAATCCGAGCATGTCTAGGAAGGCTAATTGCATTGATAATGCATGTATTGAGAGCTTTTTCTCCTTTATAAAAGCAGAACGTAAAGTACTAAAAACAATAAAAGATTTAGAAGAAGCTAAAAAAATCATTCATGATTATACCCACTATTATAATCATAATCGAATCCAAGGAGTTTTAGATTATAGAACACCCGCTCAATATGTCAAAGCGAGTTAA
- a CDS encoding transposase, translated as MSTNKTNNRYSPELKLEAVTRVLAGESVKTVAKDYDVKDPDYIYIWIEKYETYGEAGLNRKIRTYRGIDKDQQIKELKMENELLKKYLQLQRREAKG; from the coding sequence ATGTCTACTAATAAAACTAATAACAGGTATTCACCCGAACTAAAACTTGAGGCTGTTACAAGAGTCCTAGCCGGTGAAAGTGTTAAGACTGTTGCGAAAGACTATGATGTTAAAGATCCTGACTATATCTATATATGGATTGAAAAATATGAAACTTATGGCGAAGCAGGCTTAAATAGAAAAATTAGAACCTATCGCGGAATCGATAAAGATCAACAAATTAAAGAGCTGAAAATGGAGAATGAATTGCTAAAAAAGTACCTACAACTTCAAAGAAGGGAGGCAAAAGGTTAA
- a CDS encoding tetratricopeptide repeat protein yields MIYLLDKLVPFGNMLTQTELAEEFKISSSSVSTKYKELENVLWEDIMELQQNLLDFDREDLVDEDEMFEQGGIFEDDFLSSKMSLEREMAKVTQLIQDKDLDSIEEVNAFLTEYLDGGSTRPNSNLSNKDKAQDLIYEAYEAKGMKRKRLAEQTLKLYPNSPDAYNILAMYEDDPEELFFEGMKAGEKELGKAYFNENKGHFWGLVETRPYMRIKLNYACYLLDTGRGEKAIKHFKELLELNPNDNQGVRFELFVTYVEEKMYEEAKGLLEEYKDTLSASATYNRALIEYLQNGPTKRAKQLLNNAKESNPYVIDYLSMKKRLPTAIPNAYSLGDENEAIIYADQHLHLWHEAEEIIEWLTRK; encoded by the coding sequence ATGATTTATTTACTAGATAAGTTAGTGCCGTTTGGAAATATGCTCACACAAACCGAGTTAGCAGAGGAATTTAAGATTTCTAGCAGCAGTGTTTCGACAAAGTATAAAGAATTAGAGAATGTACTTTGGGAAGATATTATGGAATTACAACAAAATCTTCTCGATTTTGATAGAGAAGATCTAGTTGATGAAGACGAGATGTTCGAGCAAGGGGGGATCTTTGAAGATGATTTCTTAAGTTCCAAAATGTCATTAGAACGTGAGATGGCTAAAGTCACTCAACTAATACAGGATAAGGACTTGGATTCAATAGAAGAAGTGAACGCATTTTTAACGGAATATTTGGACGGTGGCAGCACCCGACCTAATAGCAATCTCTCCAACAAAGATAAAGCACAAGACTTAATCTACGAAGCCTATGAAGCAAAGGGAATGAAGCGAAAAAGGCTTGCAGAGCAGACGTTGAAGTTATATCCAAATAGTCCTGATGCGTACAATATTTTAGCTATGTATGAAGATGATCCAGAAGAACTCTTTTTCGAGGGAATGAAAGCTGGGGAGAAAGAGTTAGGAAAAGCGTATTTCAATGAAAATAAAGGACACTTTTGGGGTCTAGTTGAAACTCGTCCATATATGCGAATAAAGTTGAATTATGCTTGCTATTTACTAGATACTGGTCGTGGGGAAAAAGCGATTAAACATTTCAAAGAATTACTCGAACTAAATCCAAATGATAATCAAGGTGTTCGTTTTGAGTTATTTGTTACATATGTAGAAGAGAAAATGTATGAAGAAGCGAAAGGCTTACTCGAAGAATATAAAGATACGTTATCGGCGAGTGCTACTTATAATCGTGCGTTGATCGAGTATTTACAAAATGGTCCGACCAAAAGAGCAAAGCAATTACTAAATAACGCAAAAGAAAGTAACCCCTATGTGATCGACTATTTATCTATGAAGAAACGGTTACCTACCGCTATTCCTAATGCCTATAGTCTAGGTGATGAGAATGAGGCAATCATTTATGCAGATCAACATTTACACCTATGGCATGAGGCTGAGGAGATCATTGAATGGTTAACTCGTAAATGA
- the yidD gene encoding membrane protein insertion efficiency factor YidD, translated as MIKSLIITSIKVYQKWISPRKSFKMKCRFYPTCSQYAILSIQKYGVIKGFVKMKNRLKRCRPDNFDSCIDYP; from the coding sequence ATGATAAAAAGTTTGATTATCACATCAATTAAAGTTTACCAAAAATGGATTTCACCACGAAAAAGCTTTAAAATGAAATGTCGATTTTATCCAACATGTTCTCAATATGCTATTCTTTCGATCCAAAAATACGGAGTAATTAAAGGATTTGTAAAAATGAAAAACCGATTGAAACGTTGTAGACCTGATAATTTCGATAGTTGTATTGACTATCCTTAA
- a CDS encoding HI0074 family nucleotidyltransferase substrate-binding subunit, whose product MTFELAWKVLKDYLEAEGFLVKSPIETIKQAFQIGLIEEGHVWMDALAKRNLTTHTYDEELARKFVSEITEKFLPVFKKMYEKLSEER is encoded by the coding sequence ATTACTTTTGAACTAGCATGGAAAGTGTTGAAGGATTACCTTGAGGCAGAAGGATTTCTCGTGAAAAGTCCTATAGAAACAATTAAACAGGCCTTTCAAATTGGCTTAATTGAAGAAGGGCATGTATGGATGGATGCCCTAGCCAAACGTAATTTAACTACTCATACTTATGATGAAGAATTAGCCAGAAAGTTTGTCAGTGAAATCACTGAGAAATTCTTACCTGTCTTTAAGAAAATGTACGAAAAACTGTCAGAGGAACGATAA
- a CDS encoding DUF1659 domain-containing protein — MLTNSRLVIVFETGINQIGEPILKTKSFNNIKMGATNEQLKAVADALTPLQGWTPYKMERSNTYNLEA; from the coding sequence ATGCTTACTAATTCTCGCTTAGTGATTGTATTCGAAACAGGGATCAATCAAATCGGTGAGCCGATCTTGAAAACGAAGAGCTTTAACAACATTAAAATGGGGGCAACGAACGAGCAGTTAAAAGCTGTCGCTGATGCGTTAACACCGCTTCAAGGTTGGACACCTTATAAGATGGAACGCAGCAATACGTATAATCTTGAGGCTTAA
- a CDS encoding YvrJ family protein: METWLPLLSEFGFPVMVTLYLLHRVEKKLDIVNQSIERLPESLATLQYYGGTEQKRSSM; this comes from the coding sequence ATGGAAACGTGGCTACCGCTTTTAAGTGAGTTTGGCTTTCCTGTGATGGTGACTCTTTACTTGTTGCATCGCGTCGAAAAAAAGTTAGACATAGTCAACCAATCGATCGAGCGACTACCCGAAAGCTTAGCAACACTTCAATATTATGGAGGAACGGAGCAGAAGAGAAGTAGTATGTGA
- a CDS encoding nucleotidyltransferase family protein, with amino-acid sequence MMFGLLERDINYIIKGLCKFTEIDQAKIFGSRALGNYKSGSDVDIALLGQEITDRTIDELSELLNEVYPLPYFFDILHYSALNNQKLKEHIDTVGIEFYRRNS; translated from the coding sequence ATGATGTTTGGATTGTTAGAAAGGGACATTAATTATATCATTAAAGGATTATGTAAATTTACTGAAATCGACCAAGCTAAAATTTTTGGAAGCCGCGCTTTAGGTAACTACAAAAGTGGATCAGATGTTGATATAGCATTATTAGGACAAGAAATAACGGATAGAACGATAGATGAATTAAGTGAATTGCTGAATGAAGTATACCCACTTCCTTATTTTTTTGATATTCTACACTACTCAGCCTTAAACAATCAAAAACTTAAGGAACATATAGATACTGTAGGAATTGAATTTTACCGACGAAATTCGTAA